TGAACCCGCAACGCTTGGCGACGGCGGTACTTTTGTCGTTGTGTACAGAAACTAAAAGTTCCAGCCGGTTGAGTTTGAGGGTGGTAAATGCGTAGGCAGAAAGAAGCTTTACCGCTTCGGTCATGAGCCCTTGGCCTGTATAATCCTTAAAAAGCCAGTAACTCAAGGTGGCGGAACGGTTCGAAAGCTTGACGTCCATCATGATGGCGCCGGCCATGGGGGAGGCGGGACCCGCCGAGATTTCGTCGACAGTGTTCTTGAAAATCAGCCAGCAGCCGCCTTGGGCGAATCTTTCGTTCAGGACCCAGGAACGGATGCGTTTTTTGATGTCGAAAATGTCGGTGTCGCGGATCCAGGGGAGGTGTTCCGAAAGGTGTTCGCGGGATTTTTCGATAGCTTGCAAGATTGAATCTGCAGAGGTTGGACCTTCGGAATTTTCTCGCAGACCCTTGAGCGTCACTACGCTATTGGCTAGCGTAGCCGTTTCGAATGTCGCCGTGAAAA
This genomic stretch from Fibrobacter sp. UWT2 harbors:
- a CDS encoding GNAT family N-acetyltransferase yields the protein MDNFEDFFTATFETATLANSVVTLKGLRENSEGPTSADSILQAIEKSREHLSEHLPWIRDTDIFDIKKRIRSWVLNERFAQGGCWLIFKNTVDEISAGPASPMAGAIMMDVKLSNRSATLSYWLFKDYTGQGLMTEAVKLLSAYAFTTLKLNRLELLVSVHNDKSTAVAKRCGFKEEGICRDFELINGKFVDHRRFSLLARDVY